From one Streptomyces sp. CA-210063 genomic stretch:
- a CDS encoding UBP-type zinc finger domain-containing protein, translating into MKQCTHADALPHPEPEPLSETCPECLAAGSHPVQLRMCLECGHVGCCDSSPMRHATEHHKESGHPIMRTFEAGESWRWCFVDHVLV; encoded by the coding sequence ATGAAACAGTGCACGCACGCGGACGCGCTGCCGCACCCCGAGCCCGAACCCCTGAGCGAGACGTGCCCGGAGTGCCTGGCCGCCGGGAGCCACCCGGTGCAGTTGCGGATGTGCCTGGAGTGCGGGCACGTGGGCTGCTGCGACTCCTCGCCGATGCGGCACGCGACCGAGCACCACAAGGAGAGCGGCCATCCCATCATGCGCACCTTCGAAGCGGGCGAGTCCTGGCGCTGGTGCTTCGTCGACCATGTACTCGTATGA
- a CDS encoding anti-sigma regulatory factor translates to MSQIAGEPGTQDFVEVRLPAAGAYLSVLRTATAGLAARLDFTLDEIEDLRIAVDEACAILLQQAVPGSVLSCTFRLIDDSLEVTVSAPTTDGHAPARDTFAWTVLSALAGKVSSAVADDKTVSISLYKQRGAGPGPA, encoded by the coding sequence GTGTCCCAGATCGCAGGCGAGCCCGGGACCCAGGACTTCGTGGAAGTCCGGCTGCCGGCCGCGGGTGCCTACCTGTCGGTGCTGCGTACGGCGACGGCCGGCCTCGCGGCCCGTTTGGACTTCACCCTCGACGAGATCGAGGACCTTCGCATCGCGGTCGACGAGGCCTGCGCGATCCTGCTCCAGCAGGCCGTGCCCGGCTCGGTGCTGAGCTGTACCTTCCGCCTCATCGACGATTCGCTGGAGGTCACGGTGTCGGCCCCCACCACGGACGGCCACGCCCCCGCACGAGACACCTTCGCCTGGACCGTGCTGTCGGCCCTGGCGGGCAAGGTCTCCTCCGCGGTCGCCGACGACAAAACCGTTTCGATCAGCCTCTACAAACAGCGCGGCGCGGGACCCGGGCCGGCGTGA
- a CDS encoding SigB/SigF/SigG family RNA polymerase sigma factor: MRNGDGPVRDEERGTRELPAEDDGGPSGPAHLADGVDGIPEQARPHPEDDSSAAAGASRWAEPADGEEREALSDGQRDPESALRSTTSSRGRTGASPARAQSRAGGTVTAGGTMSEHERHDEAGAQSVRSTQHDPQDRSGARALFVQLRALPDGSAEYAELRNRLVRMHLPLVEHLARRFRNRGEPLDDLTQVATIGLIKSVDRFDPDRGVEFSTYATPTVVGEIKRHFRDKGWAVRVPRRLQELRLALTTATAELSQQHGRSPTVHELAEKLAISEEEVLEGLESANAYSTLSLDVPDTDDESPAVADTLGAEDEALEGVEYRESLKPLLEDLPPREKRILLLRFFGNMTQSQIAQEVGISQMHVSRLLARTLAQLREKLLVEE; the protein is encoded by the coding sequence GTGAGGAACGGGGACGGTCCGGTGCGGGACGAAGAACGCGGCACACGGGAACTTCCCGCGGAGGATGACGGCGGTCCGAGTGGACCGGCGCATCTGGCGGACGGCGTCGACGGCATCCCCGAGCAGGCCCGGCCGCACCCGGAGGACGACTCCTCGGCGGCGGCCGGAGCGTCTCGGTGGGCGGAGCCGGCCGACGGCGAGGAGCGCGAGGCGCTCTCCGACGGGCAACGGGATCCGGAGAGTGCCCTACGGAGCACCACGTCCTCACGAGGGCGGACTGGGGCCTCCCCCGCTCGAGCACAGTCGAGAGCTGGGGGAACGGTGACGGCGGGCGGGACTATGAGCGAGCACGAGCGACACGACGAGGCGGGCGCGCAGAGCGTGCGAAGCACGCAGCACGACCCTCAGGACCGCAGCGGGGCGCGAGCCCTGTTCGTACAGCTGCGTGCCCTGCCGGACGGCAGTGCCGAGTACGCGGAGCTGCGCAACCGGCTGGTCCGGATGCATCTGCCGCTCGTGGAGCACCTCGCACGCCGCTTCCGCAACCGCGGCGAGCCGCTGGACGACCTGACGCAGGTCGCCACCATCGGCCTGATCAAGTCGGTGGACCGCTTCGACCCGGACCGCGGCGTGGAGTTCTCCACGTACGCGACCCCCACGGTCGTCGGCGAGATCAAGCGGCACTTCCGCGACAAGGGCTGGGCGGTGCGGGTGCCGCGCCGGCTGCAGGAGCTGCGCCTCGCGCTGACCACGGCCACGGCCGAGCTGTCCCAGCAGCACGGCCGGTCCCCGACGGTGCACGAGCTGGCCGAGAAGCTGGCCATCTCGGAGGAGGAGGTCCTGGAGGGCCTGGAGTCGGCCAACGCGTACTCCACGCTGTCCCTGGACGTCCCCGACACCGACGACGAGTCACCGGCCGTCGCGGACACGCTCGGCGCCGAGGACGAGGCACTGGAGGGCGTCGAGTACCGCGAGTCCCTCAAGCCGCTGCTGGAGGACCTCCCGCCCCGGGAGAAGCGCATCCTGCTCCTGCGCTTCTTCGGCAACATGACCCAGTCGCAGATCGCGCAGGAGGTCGGCATCTCCCAGATGCACGTCTCCCGCCTGCTGGCGAGGACGCTGGCACAGCTGCGCGAGAAGCTGCTGGTGGAGGAGTAG
- a CDS encoding diacylglycerol/lipid kinase family protein, translated as MRALLVVNPAATTTSARTRDVLIHALASEMKLEAVTTEYRGHARDLARRAAEGKDDIELVVALGGDGTVNEVVNGLLHHGPDPDRLPRLAVVPGGSTNVFARALGLPNDAVEATGVLLDALRESRERTVGLGMASGTPGTEDEAVPSRWFTFCAGLGFDAGVIGRVEQQRERGRKSTHALYLRQVFRQFLEEPHRRLGTITLERAGEEPISDLVLSIVCNTSPWTFLGNRPVYASPKASFDKGLDVLGLSRMSTPAVARYGTQLLTSSPERGPRGKHATTLHDLTDFTLHSKAPLPLQMDGDHLGLRTSVTFTGVRRALRVIV; from the coding sequence ATGCGTGCACTTCTCGTGGTCAATCCGGCGGCAACCACCACAAGCGCACGTACGCGCGATGTGCTGATCCACGCTCTCGCGAGTGAGATGAAGCTCGAGGCGGTCACCACGGAGTACCGGGGTCACGCCCGGGACCTCGCCCGCCGGGCGGCGGAGGGCAAGGACGACATCGAGCTCGTCGTGGCGCTCGGCGGCGACGGCACGGTCAACGAGGTCGTCAACGGCCTGCTGCACCACGGACCCGACCCCGACCGCCTCCCCCGTCTCGCCGTGGTCCCCGGCGGTTCCACCAACGTCTTCGCCCGCGCCCTCGGCCTGCCGAACGACGCGGTGGAGGCCACGGGCGTCCTGTTGGACGCGCTGCGCGAGAGCCGGGAGCGCACGGTCGGCCTGGGTATGGCCTCGGGCACCCCGGGCACGGAGGACGAGGCGGTGCCGTCCCGCTGGTTCACCTTCTGCGCCGGCCTCGGATTCGACGCGGGTGTGATCGGCCGGGTCGAGCAACAGCGGGAACGCGGACGGAAATCCACACACGCTCTTTACCTGCGTCAGGTATTCCGGCAGTTCCTGGAGGAGCCCCACCGCAGGCTCGGCACGATCACTTTGGAGCGGGCCGGCGAAGAACCGATTTCCGATCTTGTGCTGTCCATAGTCTGCAACACGTCCCCGTGGACGTTTCTGGGCAATCGCCCGGTGTACGCGTCGCCTAAGGCCTCGTTCGATAAAGGCCTCGACGTGCTCGGTCTCAGCCGCATGTCGACGCCCGCGGTCGCCCGATATGGCACACAGTTGCTCACTTCGTCCCCCGAGCGCGGACCTCGCGGCAAGCACGCCACCACTCTGCATGACCTGACCGACTTCACCTTGCATTCGAAGGCCCCCCTCCCCCTCCAGATGGACGGCGACCACCTCGGACTGCGTACGAGCGTGACGTTCACAGGCGTACGCCGTGCACTGCGTGTGATTGTGTGA
- a CDS encoding WhiB family transcriptional regulator, whose protein sequence is MDWRHNAVCREEDPELFFPIGNTGPALLQIEEAKAVCRRCPVIEQCLQWALESGQDSGVWGGLSEDERRAMKRRAARNRARQASA, encoded by the coding sequence ATGGACTGGCGTCACAACGCCGTTTGCCGCGAGGAAGACCCCGAGCTCTTCTTCCCCATCGGCAACACCGGTCCTGCGCTGCTGCAGATCGAGGAAGCCAAGGCTGTCTGCCGTCGCTGCCCGGTTATCGAGCAGTGTCTGCAGTGGGCGCTTGAGTCCGGCCAGGACTCCGGCGTCTGGGGTGGTCTCAGCGAGGACGAGCGCCGCGCCATGAAGCGCCGCGCCGCCCGCAACCGGGCACGTCAGGCATCCGCCTGA
- a CDS encoding sensor histidine kinase: protein MPSMNELVRQHTALSDSDLEWLHLLVSEWQLLSDLSFADLVLWVPTRDGTRYVSVAQMRPNTGPTSYQDDMVGHLVPRGRRPLLDAAHDEGRIVREGDPEWREEVPVRVESIPVRREGRVLGVIARNTNLLTVRTPSRLELTYLQSASDLAQMIAAGAFPFPDQQVDMDASPRVGDGLIRLDADGIVQYASPNALSAYHRLGLAADLVGCHLGRTTAELAPSRGPVDEALAKVASGWAPREFEIESVDGVIQFRAIPLKPKGPRIGSLVLLRDVTELRRRERELITKDATIREIHHRVKNNLQTVAALLRLQARRIESERGREALEEAVRRVGSIAIVHETLSQNLDERVEFDEIADRVLAMVAEISPGKVIGRRTGRFGILDAEVATPLSMVLTEILQNALEHGFREGDTGSVEVSAVRGGTTTKETRLLVTVQDDGIGLPEGFDPHRSGNLGLQIVRTLVEGELGGTFDMVPAPERGTQVILDIPVRAQK, encoded by the coding sequence GTGCCCTCCATGAACGAACTCGTCCGCCAGCACACCGCTCTCAGCGACTCCGACCTCGAGTGGCTGCATCTGCTGGTGTCGGAGTGGCAGCTTCTCTCCGACCTCTCCTTCGCCGACCTCGTCCTGTGGGTCCCCACACGCGACGGCACCCGCTATGTCTCCGTGGCCCAGATGCGCCCCAACACGGGCCCCACCTCGTACCAGGACGACATGGTCGGCCACCTGGTCCCCCGCGGCCGCCGCCCCCTTCTCGACGCCGCCCACGACGAGGGCCGCATCGTCCGCGAGGGCGACCCCGAGTGGCGCGAGGAGGTGCCCGTACGGGTCGAGTCCATCCCCGTGCGCAGGGAGGGCCGCGTCCTCGGTGTCATCGCGCGCAACACCAATCTGCTCACCGTGCGCACCCCGAGCCGCCTGGAGCTGACCTACCTCCAGAGCGCGTCCGACCTGGCCCAGATGATCGCCGCCGGCGCGTTCCCGTTCCCCGACCAGCAGGTCGACATGGACGCCTCACCGCGCGTCGGCGACGGCCTGATCAGGCTCGACGCCGACGGCATCGTCCAGTACGCCTCGCCGAACGCCCTCTCCGCGTACCACCGCCTCGGCCTCGCCGCCGACCTCGTGGGCTGCCACCTCGGCCGTACGACCGCCGAACTGGCCCCGTCCCGGGGTCCGGTGGACGAGGCACTGGCCAAGGTGGCGAGCGGGTGGGCGCCGCGCGAGTTCGAGATCGAGTCCGTCGACGGGGTGATCCAGTTCCGCGCGATCCCCCTCAAGCCCAAGGGCCCGCGCATCGGTTCGCTGGTGCTGCTGCGGGACGTGACGGAACTGCGGCGCCGCGAGCGTGAGTTGATCACCAAGGACGCGACCATCCGGGAGATCCACCACCGGGTGAAGAACAACCTCCAGACCGTCGCCGCGCTGCTGCGTCTCCAGGCCCGGCGCATCGAGTCCGAGCGCGGCCGGGAGGCCCTCGAAGAGGCCGTACGACGGGTCGGATCGATCGCCATCGTGCATGAGACGCTGTCCCAGAATCTGGACGAACGCGTGGAGTTCGACGAGATCGCCGACCGGGTGCTCGCCATGGTCGCCGAGATCTCACCCGGCAAGGTCATCGGCCGGCGCACCGGACGCTTCGGCATCCTGGACGCGGAGGTCGCGACCCCGCTCTCCATGGTCCTCACCGAGATCCTGCAGAACGCCCTCGAGCACGGCTTCCGTGAGGGCGACACCGGCAGCGTCGAGGTCTCGGCCGTACGTGGCGGCACCACCACCAAGGAGACCCGCCTCCTCGTCACCGTCCAGGACGACGGCATCGGCCTGCCCGAGGGGTTCGACCCGCATCGCTCGGGCAATCTCGGCCTGCAGATCGTACGGACGCTGGTGGAGGGCGAGTTGGGCGGCACCTTCGACATGGTCCCCGCCCCCGAGCGCGGCACCCAGGTGATCCTCGACATCCCGGTGCGCGCCCAGAAGTAG
- the nagB gene encoding glucosamine-6-phosphate deaminase — MEVVIVPDAKAGGELIAEAMAELLRRKPDALLGVATGSTPLPIYQALTAKVRSGAVDASRARVAQLDEYVGLPAEHPESYRSVLRREVLEPLGLGMDAFMGPDGTAEDVAGASAAYDRALTEAGGVDLQVLGIGTDGHIGFNEPCSSLASRTRIKTLTRQTRIDNARFFDGDIEQVPHHVITQGIGTILEARHLILLATGEGKADAVAATVEGPVAAVCPASALQLHPHATVVVDEAAASKLKLADYFRHTYDNKPAWQGI; from the coding sequence GTGGAAGTTGTCATCGTTCCGGATGCCAAGGCGGGTGGCGAGCTCATAGCCGAGGCGATGGCGGAGTTGCTCCGGCGGAAGCCCGACGCGCTGCTCGGGGTGGCCACGGGGTCGACGCCGCTGCCCATCTATCAGGCGCTGACGGCGAAGGTGCGGTCCGGTGCCGTGGACGCCTCGCGGGCGCGGGTCGCGCAGCTCGACGAGTACGTGGGGCTGCCGGCCGAGCATCCCGAGTCGTACCGCTCGGTGCTGCGGCGGGAGGTGCTGGAGCCGTTGGGGCTCGGCATGGACGCGTTCATGGGGCCCGACGGGACCGCCGAGGACGTGGCGGGCGCGAGCGCGGCGTACGACAGGGCGCTGACGGAGGCGGGGGGTGTGGATCTGCAGGTGCTCGGCATCGGGACCGACGGGCACATCGGATTCAACGAGCCGTGCTCGTCGCTGGCCTCCCGGACACGGATCAAGACGCTGACCCGGCAGACCCGGATCGACAACGCCCGGTTCTTCGACGGCGACATCGAGCAGGTGCCGCACCACGTCATCACCCAGGGCATAGGCACGATCCTGGAGGCCCGGCACCTGATCCTGCTGGCCACGGGCGAGGGGAAGGCGGACGCCGTGGCGGCGACCGTGGAGGGACCGGTGGCCGCGGTGTGCCCGGCCTCGGCGCTGCAGCTCCATCCGCACGCGACCGTGGTCGTGGACGAGGCAGCCGCGTCGAAGCTGAAGCTGGCGGACTACTTCCGGCACACGTACGACAACAAGCCGGCCTGGCAGGGGATCTAG
- a CDS encoding glycoside hydrolase family 3 protein — MTTFATGPTGSHSGQDALTRDALTVLQPGFTGTTAPDWLLRRLGEGLASVGLFGRNITSPEQLAALTDRLRAEHEDVLVAIDEEGGDVTRLEVRTGSSFPGNHALGAVDDVDLTSKVAFALGHRLAECGVNFNWAPSADVNANPANPVIGVRSFGADPELVARHTAAYVTGLQAAGVAACTKHFPGHGDTAVDSHLSLPRIDADRALVDSRDLAPFRAAIGAGSRAMMSAHILVPALDPDLPATLSRGILTDLLRGELGYDGLIVTDGMEMRAIAGTYGIEHGSVLALAAGADAICVGGGLADDETVRRLRDALITAVRTGDLQEERLADAAGRVRALAKWTRSAAGGARRGAGTDHEVIGDTEEAANLGGVGLVAARRALTSTFAEPYEPPTQPLYVAAFTPVANIAVGDETPWGVGAELARLLPGTETGTFAGDSAGASALAVAGTRRIVAVVRDEHRHPWMTTALDTLLSTRPDTIVVEMGIPQSPPRGPLHIATHGAARVCGRAAAEVVAGVR, encoded by the coding sequence ATGACGACATTCGCCACTGGCCCGACCGGTTCACATTCGGGACAGGACGCTCTCACGCGCGACGCGCTGACGGTCCTCCAGCCCGGATTCACGGGCACCACCGCCCCCGACTGGCTGCTGCGCCGCCTCGGCGAGGGCCTCGCCTCCGTCGGCCTCTTCGGCCGGAACATCACCTCGCCCGAGCAACTGGCCGCCCTCACTGACCGGTTGCGCGCCGAGCACGAGGACGTCCTGGTCGCCATCGACGAGGAGGGCGGCGACGTCACCCGCCTGGAGGTCCGCACCGGCTCCTCCTTCCCCGGCAACCACGCCCTGGGCGCGGTCGACGACGTGGACCTGACCAGCAAGGTCGCCTTCGCGCTGGGCCACCGCCTGGCGGAGTGCGGCGTCAACTTCAACTGGGCCCCGTCGGCCGACGTGAACGCCAACCCCGCCAACCCCGTCATCGGCGTCCGCTCCTTCGGCGCCGACCCCGAGCTGGTCGCCCGTCACACGGCCGCCTATGTCACCGGCCTCCAGGCCGCGGGTGTCGCCGCCTGCACCAAGCACTTCCCGGGCCACGGCGACACCGCCGTCGACTCCCACCTCTCCCTGCCCCGCATCGACGCGGACCGCGCGCTCGTGGACTCCCGCGACCTGGCCCCCTTCCGGGCCGCCATCGGCGCCGGATCGCGCGCGATGATGAGCGCCCACATCCTGGTCCCCGCCCTGGACCCCGACCTCCCGGCAACGTTGTCCCGCGGCATCCTGACGGACCTCCTCCGCGGCGAACTCGGCTACGACGGCCTCATCGTCACCGACGGCATGGAGATGCGCGCCATCGCCGGCACCTACGGCATCGAACACGGCAGCGTCCTCGCCCTCGCCGCCGGAGCCGACGCCATCTGCGTCGGCGGCGGCCTCGCCGACGACGAGACCGTCCGCCGCCTCCGTGACGCCCTCATCACCGCCGTCCGCACCGGCGATCTCCAGGAAGAACGCCTCGCGGACGCGGCCGGCCGGGTCCGGGCCCTGGCGAAGTGGACCCGGTCGGCCGCCGGGGGAGCGCGGCGCGGCGCCGGGACAGACCACGAGGTCATCGGCGACACCGAGGAGGCCGCGAACCTCGGGGGAGTCGGCCTCGTGGCCGCCCGGCGCGCGCTCACGTCGACCTTCGCGGAGCCCTACGAGCCGCCCACCCAGCCCTTGTACGTCGCCGCCTTCACCCCCGTGGCGAACATCGCGGTGGGCGACGAGACCCCCTGGGGCGTCGGCGCGGAACTGGCCCGCCTCCTCCCGGGCACCGAGACGGGCACCTTCGCGGGCGACAGCGCCGGCGCCTCCGCGCTGGCGGTCGCCGGCACCCGCCGTATCGTCGCCGTCGTCCGCGACGAACACCGCCACCCCTGGATGACCACCGCCCTCGACACCCTCCTCAGCACCCGCCCCGACACCATCGTGGTGGAGATGGGCATCCCCCAGTCCCCACCCCGCGGCCCCCTCCACATCGCGACGCACGGCGCGGCGAGGGTGTGCGGAAGGGCGGCGGCGGAGGTCGTCGCGGGAGTGCGCTAG
- a CDS encoding carbohydrate ABC transporter permease encodes MSTATVSGPRRSKLGWNLLGLFVFVTAGFPVYWMLNTAFKPAKDAIDPDPSLLPTSITFANFGRALDIADFWGPVGRSLVVSLTVVVVGIVVGMLAALAISRFAFRGRKVVIVGILAVQMVPLVAMIIPVFLLLNDLGQYDRLSGLVLTYLTFILPFTVWTLRGFIVNIPRELEEAAMVDGCSRTTAFLRVVFPLLAPGMVATSVYGFIQAWNEYLYALMLMSQEKQTATVWLGNFTTKHGTEYAPMMAGSTLMAVPIVVLFLLVQRKMAAGLTAGAVKG; translated from the coding sequence ATGAGTACCGCCACTGTCTCCGGCCCCCGGAGGTCCAAGCTCGGCTGGAACCTCCTCGGTCTGTTCGTCTTCGTCACCGCGGGCTTCCCCGTCTACTGGATGCTGAACACGGCATTCAAGCCCGCCAAGGACGCGATCGACCCCGACCCCAGCCTGCTGCCGACGTCGATCACCTTCGCCAACTTCGGCCGGGCACTGGACATCGCCGACTTCTGGGGCCCGGTCGGCCGCAGCCTCGTCGTCTCCCTCACGGTCGTCGTGGTCGGCATCGTCGTCGGCATGCTGGCGGCCCTCGCCATCTCCCGCTTCGCCTTCCGCGGCCGCAAGGTGGTGATCGTCGGCATCCTGGCGGTGCAGATGGTCCCGCTGGTCGCGATGATCATCCCGGTCTTCCTGCTCCTGAACGACCTCGGCCAGTACGACCGCCTCAGCGGCCTCGTCCTCACCTATCTGACCTTCATCCTCCCGTTCACCGTGTGGACCCTGCGCGGCTTCATCGTCAACATCCCGCGCGAACTGGAGGAGGCGGCCATGGTCGACGGCTGCTCCCGCACCACCGCCTTCCTCCGTGTGGTCTTCCCGCTGCTCGCGCCCGGCATGGTGGCGACCTCGGTCTACGGCTTCATCCAGGCGTGGAACGAGTATCTGTACGCCCTGATGCTGATGAGCCAGGAGAAGCAGACCGCGACCGTCTGGCTCGGCAACTTCACCACCAAACACGGCACCGAATACGCCCCGATGATGGCCGGCTCCACCCTGATGGCCGTGCCGATCGTCGTCCTCTTCCTCCTCGTCCAGCGCAAGATGGCCGCGGGCCTCACCGCGGGCGCCGTGAAGGGATAA
- a CDS encoding carbohydrate ABC transporter permease, which yields MSAADTTAPAKMPPARPAPPPPSAAPERPGRKRTPGGAAVPWALLAPCLLILALVLGYPLVRLVTLSFQEFGQSQLWGFKPAESVGFDNFSKVLGDSEFWTVVVRTIVFAAACVTFTMVIGMAIALLLQRVSGWVKTLINIALVASWGMPIIVATTVFKWLFDSDYGVLNALLSKLPGVDMIGHNWFASGAEGLAVITLLVVWGAVPFVVITLSAGLTQVPKELEEAARLDGAGAWGVFRYVTLPILKPIIVMLTTLSVIWDMGVFPQVFVMRGGHPEAEFQLLTTYSYDKAFVVNDYAQGSAIALLTVLLLLGVIGVYMRQMLKIGEVE from the coding sequence ATGAGTGCCGCAGACACGACTGCCCCTGCGAAGATGCCGCCCGCGCGGCCCGCACCCCCGCCACCGTCGGCGGCCCCGGAACGGCCGGGCAGAAAGCGGACTCCCGGCGGCGCCGCCGTCCCCTGGGCCCTCCTGGCCCCCTGCCTGCTGATCCTCGCCCTCGTCCTCGGCTATCCGCTGGTCCGGCTCGTCACCCTGTCCTTCCAGGAGTTCGGCCAGTCCCAGCTGTGGGGATTCAAGCCCGCGGAGTCGGTCGGCTTCGACAACTTCTCCAAGGTGCTGGGTGACAGCGAGTTCTGGACGGTCGTCGTCCGGACCATCGTCTTCGCCGCCGCCTGCGTCACCTTCACGATGGTCATCGGCATGGCGATCGCCCTGCTGCTCCAGCGGGTCTCCGGCTGGGTGAAGACGCTCATCAACATCGCCCTGGTGGCGAGTTGGGGCATGCCGATCATCGTGGCCACCACCGTCTTCAAGTGGCTCTTCGACTCCGACTACGGCGTCCTCAACGCGCTCCTCAGCAAGCTCCCCGGCGTCGACATGATCGGCCACAACTGGTTCGCCAGCGGCGCCGAGGGCCTGGCCGTCATCACGCTCCTCGTGGTGTGGGGCGCGGTGCCGTTCGTCGTCATCACCCTCAGCGCCGGACTCACCCAGGTGCCGAAGGAGTTGGAGGAGGCCGCCCGCCTCGACGGTGCCGGCGCGTGGGGCGTGTTCCGCTACGTCACCCTTCCCATCCTCAAGCCGATCATCGTGATGCTCACGACCCTGTCGGTCATCTGGGACATGGGCGTCTTCCCACAGGTCTTCGTGATGCGGGGCGGGCACCCGGAGGCCGAGTTCCAACTGCTCACCACCTACTCGTACGACAAGGCGTTCGTGGTCAACGACTACGCGCAGGGCTCGGCGATCGCCCTGCTGACCGTGCTGTTGCTGCTCGGCGTGATCGGGGTCTACATGCGTCAGATGCTGAAGATCGGAGAGGTCGAATGA
- a CDS encoding extracellular solute-binding protein, whose amino-acid sequence MKRKLTTAICVAGMMVSIAACGGGESGRESSDTGADTKELTVWLTVDAQNNWPELVKAADAAIEKKHPGITIKHEYYGWPDKNAKLDAVLATDKAPDVVEMGNTEMLAYMVKGAFAPVDPAKFDGSDAWLDGLKASVTYEGKTYGVPYYAGGRVANWRKDLFAAAGVKSAPKTYEELTAALDKVQKKQGDKFSAWYQPTRDWYAAMSFVYDAGGSIAVESGSEWKANLSSPESIKGLNEFKNVVDTYMHGDKTKDESDRYIVYGQGKSGMIFAPAWEGATAAAKENDKTGKLEGNVENFVMPGPSGKNLPVFLGGSDLAVPVKSDAQTVAAEWINAFTGSSGQKGLIEKGNLPNNKTDLATLKDDPATAVPATAAESNWFVPMAPGWGQVEKAQILQTMLQSIGTGKQSVEEAAKEADAEIDKVINTK is encoded by the coding sequence GTGAAGAGGAAGCTGACGACCGCGATCTGTGTCGCGGGCATGATGGTCTCCATCGCGGCGTGCGGGGGCGGCGAGAGCGGACGTGAGAGCTCGGACACGGGTGCGGACACCAAGGAGCTGACCGTCTGGCTCACCGTGGACGCGCAGAACAACTGGCCGGAGCTGGTCAAGGCCGCCGACGCGGCGATCGAGAAGAAGCACCCCGGGATCACGATCAAGCACGAGTACTACGGCTGGCCCGACAAGAACGCCAAGCTCGACGCCGTCCTCGCCACCGACAAGGCCCCCGACGTGGTCGAGATGGGCAACACGGAGATGCTCGCCTACATGGTCAAGGGCGCCTTCGCCCCTGTCGACCCGGCGAAGTTCGACGGCTCCGACGCCTGGCTGGACGGCCTGAAGGCCTCCGTCACCTATGAGGGCAAGACCTACGGCGTCCCGTACTACGCCGGCGGACGTGTCGCCAACTGGCGCAAGGACCTCTTCGCCGCGGCGGGCGTCAAGTCCGCCCCGAAGACGTACGAGGAGCTCACGGCCGCCCTCGACAAGGTCCAGAAGAAGCAGGGCGACAAGTTCAGCGCCTGGTACCAGCCCACCCGCGACTGGTACGCGGCCATGTCCTTCGTCTACGACGCCGGCGGCTCCATAGCGGTCGAGTCCGGCAGCGAGTGGAAGGCCAACCTCTCCTCCCCGGAGTCCATCAAGGGCCTGAACGAGTTCAAGAACGTCGTCGACACGTACATGCACGGCGACAAGACCAAGGACGAGTCCGACCGTTACATCGTCTACGGCCAGGGCAAGTCCGGCATGATCTTCGCCCCCGCCTGGGAGGGCGCGACCGCCGCGGCCAAGGAGAACGACAAGACCGGCAAGCTCGAAGGCAACGTCGAGAACTTCGTGATGCCCGGCCCGTCCGGCAAGAACCTGCCCGTCTTCCTCGGCGGATCGGACCTCGCCGTCCCGGTGAAGTCCGACGCGCAGACCGTCGCCGCCGAGTGGATCAACGCCTTCACCGGCTCCTCCGGCCAGAAGGGCCTGATCGAGAAGGGCAACCTGCCCAACAACAAGACCGACCTCGCCACCCTCAAGGACGACCCGGCGACGGCGGTCCCGGCCACCGCGGCCGAGTCCAACTGGTTCGTCCCGATGGCGCCCGGCTGGGGCCAGGTCGAGAAGGCGCAGATCCTGCAGACCATGCTGCAGTCCATCGGCACCGGCAAGCAGTCGGTCGAGGAGGCCGCGAAGGAAGCGGACGCCGAGATCGACAAGGTCATCAACACCAAGTGA